One part of the Mycosarcoma maydis chromosome 18, whole genome shotgun sequence genome encodes these proteins:
- a CDS encoding uncharacterized protein (related to Chitin-binding protein), with protein MVFSNSNASVSLFRLVALVATLSHLVFTFVDAHGYVTFPASRAYMCKQGQAKNCGEIQYEPQSVEAPKGLPFARKGDGQLCSAGLGQFSQLDRQGPSAWPTTKASGVHSFSWTFTAQHATTDFKYFITKANWDSSKTSGLSASDLESDPFLTVSMNGKAPPRTMNHDLSKAMPSRSGYHVVYAVWTVDNTANAFYQCLDLDFGGGNSSSSSSSSNSSATSTTGSSSAASAATSSTTSSSVSESGTASTASGSGSDDDSSSSGDSSNGSSSDNNGGSSGSTTMPKSQIAQSGACRMKKRRRSPNASVLAARGDYRRHKSQMRRDRQG; from the coding sequence TTTCACCTTTGTCGATGCTCACGGCTACGTCACTTTTCCCGCATCGCGTGCCTACATGTGCAAGCAAGGTCAGGCCAAGAATTGCGGTGAGATTCAGTACGAGCCGCAATCCGTCGAGGCTCCAAAGGGTCTCCCTTTCGCCCGCAAGGGCGACGGTCAACTTTGTTCAGCTGGTCTCGGTCAGTTCTCTCAGCTGGATCGCCAAGGACCCAGCGCTTGGCCCACCACAAAGGCCAGCGGTGTTCACTCTTTCTCATGGACCTTTACCGCGCAGCACGCCACCACCGACTTCAAGTACTTCATCACCAAGGCTAACTGGGACTCGTCCAAGACCAGCGGTCTTTCTGCCAGCGACCTTGAGTCTGACCCATTCCTCACGGTCTCGATGAACGGAAAGGCGCCTCCCAGAACCATGAATCACGACCTATCCAAAGCCATGCCATCGCGTTCGGGCTACCACGTTGTGTATGCTGTCTGGACCGTTGACAACACGGCCAATGCGTTTTACCAGTGTCTGGACCTTGATTTCGGCggcggcaacagcagcagcagcagtagcagcagcaacagtaGTGCAACGAGCACAACTGGTTCATCGTCtgccgcttcggctgccACTTCATCCACCACTTCGTCTTCGGTCAGCGAGAGTGGAACCGCTTCGACCGCGTCTGGTTCTGGTTCTGACGACGACTCGTCTTCTTCGGGCGACTCCTCTAATGGATCATCTTCTGACAACAATGGAGGCTCAAGCGGCTCGACAACTATGCCCAAGAGTCAAATAGCTCAGAGCGGCGCTTGCCGTATGAAGAAGCGTCGACGTTCTCCCAATGCTTCCGTCCTTGCAGCTCGCGGCGATTACCGACGACACAAGTCGCAGATGCGCCGCGATCGTCAGGGCTGA